In Melitaea cinxia chromosome 21, ilMelCinx1.1, whole genome shotgun sequence, the sequence AAGAGCTTCGAAAGCGAATAGTTTGTGGGGTCGATGCTGGCAAATCAAGTTACCAAATATCTAAAGACTTGATACGTCCCAGGTCTACAGTCCAATCTATCATTCAGcactataaaaagaataaaactaCCTCTTGTTTGAAGAAAACTGGTCGACCAAGCATCACAAGTACAGCAGAAAACAGAATCCtgaagaaaattatcaaaaataatcgtcGTGCTCGAGCTGAAGAACTCACGGTGCAATGGAAGGACATGATTCACAAAGACGTCTCAGTTGATACTTCTTACTTATTTTACACCGCTAAGGAGAAACCACTGTTGACTGCTGTACAAAAGAAAAAGAGGTTGAAGTTTGCTCGTGATCACTTAAATTGGACTTCCGATCAGTGGCGTAGTATCATTTGGAGTGACGGAGTCCAAATTTGAAGTGACAGTCGgcgaagaaagaaaaaaagtgATTCGGAACAAAAATGAGGCATTTCATACTGATTGTCTCAAACGCAATGTGAAGTTTCCGGCGCCTCTTATAATATGGGGCTGCATGTCTGCCCAAGGTGTTGGTGGTATGTAGTTTGTGGATGGCTCTATCAATTCTGCAAGGTATCAAAACCTTTTGAAGGAGAATTTACTACCCTCTATTCCGTCACTCAAGCATCAAGATTCCTTCATTTTTCAACAGGATGGTGCTTCCTGCCATACTGCAAGGACAACAAAGACGTGGCTACTGGCGATAAGCATCCCTACAATCGAATGGCCATCTAACAGCCCGGACTTGTTGCTGATCAAAACCCTATGGtggaaaatgaaaaaagttcATCAAGATCGAAGAGCGACTTAAAGGCTAAACTCTTGGCTGTCTGAGAGTCAATTACGCCCGAGGAGTGCAGCGTTGGTTGCAACCATGCCTCTTCGCATTAAAGCTATCATTGAGAGCAAAGGCGACACAACTAAGTggtagacgaactattttgcgtGAGTGACAAGGGTAGACGAACACTTTTGCGTTatgttttttagatttttttaaaatctttctaTATTTTACGCTTTGCACTACTTTCCGTactagacgaactattttgcatCGGGGCTCGTTTATACTATTTTGTAGCATTTAAAAGAGGACATTTttgatctaatttttttttaattctatggATAGGTGTTCTTGAATGTTTAAAACATAAGTATTTTATAGTAGAGAGATTATATAATACCTCTTGTAATGAGTCTTACCCTAGTATCGTCTCTTGATTAACATAACATGCAGCAAATATTTTGCCACTTAAAAGTCATTAAGTAATTCAAAGTAATTAATCTATAAAAAGTGCTTAGTAACTTTTGCATTGTGTTACAGGCATATGACTAAGAACTCATTCGGGTCCTTAATCAGGTCAGCGCTGACAGCGCCCTCGCGCTCGGACGAATGCAGGGAAAGTcacccgttttttttttaaatattactaggtcgacaaacaagctcACCAAatggctcacctgacggtaagcgattaccgtagattgtagacgcctgcaacactagaagcatcgcaagcgcgttgccgacccaatccaaCTAACGAACACAATAATGCTTGAAaatagcattatttagctgtggtcttttgtaaggttgatgtactaccccagtcgggctgctccaaattttgagcaggaaattcctgctgtgccctacctcagttgtacCATGTGTGTTAGGGATCTTCAGGGTTGCAATAAAAGACGAATTgatgattcatttatttatttgtcttttcAGAACAGATAAGCCATATACATAGATCAAAACACATTAACTAATGgagttaaaagttttatatagaCAACACCGTTCTTAAAACTATAGGTATATAGTGATCTGACGCAAgttaaatataatcttttacccttaaattttcttttgctacttattaatgtttatcatgtagctACTAATTCATATCCTACGTGATACCTAAAGTAGGAATTGTAAAATATCAGATAACTTCTGACAAATCCAGGCGAGCTTGTATTTTGTCTTTCAAGTTTTCGAGTCCTTCCTGATCTTAATAAATTACGTACCTGTGCTCACGAGACAAATGAAATCCGTCAAATAGTCGTGTAGGTAGACTAGACAAACTTATTGATCAACAATCAAATTCATCAAttgctaaataattttttaatcttttttcgATGTTGTTCCGAATCCATGTGAATTAGTATTtcgtgattttataaaatatcataatatcttTTACGATTTTCACAATACTctttaaatactatatttttatcgttAACTGCCAGATCTTAAACCTACACTCAACACGTATAGCAACTTCGTTGTCTTTGTAGCCCGCATTTGACAAAAGTTTCTAAAAAGACAAAAGTTGGAATTGATTCGAATTTCAAAACGACCGTAGCTATAAAGATATTAAGAAAGTTATGATTTGTTTTCAACTACgtatatactaattttattaaataacatttgctttctaacatttatttaatcacATAATTTTGATATGTATGTTTCAATGGAGCACCATCGATGCATGATATGTATCGTTACTCCACTACTCGCTAAAAAGAtctaaaaatgtttcataaacaCTACAATACcgatcatattaaaataattgtacttTATCCACTACTGATTGTTatctatcatattatattaaatagttcTAAGTTACAATGATATGTTATCGTGGTCCTACTTTGGAATATTTTCCAAAAGCCAGATACAAAGCGCATGCATTCCTTACTTttcttatattttctatatttacctaagaaaagaatatttttgatgtttttttttttaatttcatcattgGACATAGCCGTTTCAATGGAGTCGCCTCTGACATCGTTTTTGGGATTATAAGCATTAGGTTTTTTAAGGGCGACATTCATTCACTCAAACGTAACCTAATAAAAGTTACGACCAGGGTCATGAATAgtgctttttatatttatatttttctaccgACTCAGTATCTTATACCGACATAGTTTTACTCAATCTTCAGATGGAAATAGCGAGTTACATTttagtgttattatttttagcacTTTCATTATAAAGACGCGAGTATTTCCCCGAtcgtaacttaaaaatattcagTTTCATAAACTGATCAAATAATAAacgattacaaaatatataagtatatatacttaCTTAGCCTAGTGTTATTCGAAAATTAATCAATACGGACTATCTAATTGTAGAATGTATTGAAGAAGAGCGTGACACGCAGTCAATATTCAAgatatttaatcaaaatcgaGAGACATTCGTTCGAGTTGAATCGATGTCACGTGGCCGGATGCAGAAAACGATTCCGATTACGAACAAGGGCCTCTCGACGAAGAAATTTCATACACACTTCATTCTCACGGGCGTAGGCagggaaattttaatttctcttATACTTAAAAGAATCGTAGGGTAGATAGCTGTAGAACGAGGAGCTGATGGGACCAAATTGGACGACGTGGTAATAGTCAGAGGCCGACTCCGGCGCTATTCAGTCGAGAAAACCGGTGTTGACCAGCTTCTCCAGGAAAAATTTGACGTCGCCGAGTTCGTTGTCCTTGATGCCGAGGGATTTCAACATGCCGAGATCACCGTTCTCGACTGCCATGAAGACAGAGCGGAGGTGTTCGAGATCAGACCTCATCAAATGCAAAGCCGCGCCGAAGTCTTCAATGGTTTGCGattctgaaaaaatatttaatttcaaataatttacggattgtaacttttttgttaatgaaCTGTTccgtttttttgtatttttggggtatatgaaatttaaatatatgaaattgtCCCAATTATAGATCCTTTTTTCCTTCTTATAgaatacattaataatacaatatattatctTTGTTGTTTAATATTgctaacatatatatttttggaaTTATCCTCCCAAATACTTTTCTCTTCTATTACTTACAATAAGTTtgcagtaaaaaataataattatctacagataataaagaaaaaatgaatGATTGTGACCCAAATTCAAGTATTGTAAAATAGTTATGTAGAAATTatgaaatcattttatttattaccagaTAAAGCGATTGCCACTTTTTCCACGCCTCCAAGCGGTTCCAGGGCATCCCTTGCCTTGCTTCCAAATAGCTTTTCCAAATAATTGGGTCCGTGAGAAGCTATCAGCGACTGTAGAAAGGATGCCGTTTCTTCAACAGGAGGTCGTTTAGCTGAAAAAAGTACGGTGAATTTATTACTGTTTACTATCTATGCAGTATCTAAGTTCTAATTTTAAGGAGATTTTGCCCGATTTTATTTGCTTAGCCACTGTCAGAACATATACTTAGGTAAGTCGTATCTTGATATTTCCCACGCAAAAAAAGCTTTTGCGAACAAATCAAcattctattttcaaatatagGTGACACTCTTTTATTGAAATCTTTtcctataaataaacaataaggcAACTACGACCGTGCCCTTAGTGTGTAAAATGGGGCACTTGCCACCCTGACTCGAAGTTAACAACtgaatttttagatttataattttaatttagccaAAACGTCTGCAagatattattcaaataatttggATAGTTACGGTAAATTGCGTTTTTCTACTTCGtacttaatgattttttttcattcattacagcctatacagtccactgctggacataggcttccacaagttcgcgccaaaaatgcgtgaactcatgtgtgttgcccatagtcaccacgctgggcaggcggtttggtgaccgcagggctggctttgttgcaccgaagacgctgctgcccgtcttcggcctgtgtatttcaaagccagcagtcggatggctatcccgccaccggtcggctttttaagttccaaggtggtagcggaaccgtgttatccctcagtcgcctcttacgacacccacgggaagagagggggtggccatattctttagtaccgtagccacacagtacttaatgatatttaacatttatttgtttctgCCATACCCTTTACAAAGTTATAATACGCCAGTGAAAGCAACTAAGACTGACAAAAACAGGCTAAGAAACTTTAATATaggaaaatgaatattttaaaatacatcgtGATAGAAAAGCACAGTAAACCTCACCTACCACAAAATTAACTAAACATTTTCGATGTGAAAAGCTAATTACAATTGAGTAAGTCAGCACAACAAAATTATGCGTGGAAAGACTAACTAGATTGgcaatgtaattttatatactaaaaGCTTTTACTGGATTTCTAGcgcttataatattattgtaagaagtaatttatttttatcccgAAGTGTTTTAAaggttataattaaattttttgtaagacAAGTAAGTTATTTACGCTCTAAATTACTGTAGTCAAAATctttctaattaattttataaaaagtacttaataattgaaaaatatagaaaagaCTGTAAGTTAGGAATCAGGGCTGGGTAGAGCTTCGTTTTCTGCCCTTagaaatatgaatttaatacaattcgaaaattgaaaatattgttatgtTGAAAGCAATCTGTGATCCGATATTTTTAGAATGCTTTGCTTATGTTTAGTTAAGCAGTCTGAAGttgatacaatttatattagatatagTTAATACAATTTAGATGAATATAGCCTAAAAAGGGCATAGCCTTCCTTGCATctgctaaaaaaaaaacgctacgTATCTCAAgcaactattattatatttattttatcaatactaACTTGAAATCTCTTAAATTGGGTTAAAaggaattattaatttaaatacctTTGTTATTCAGTAGTTGTTTATGCAGTAGTGGATTATACTATTAAAACGAATAGGAAAAGATGATACTATAGGCATTGGAAAACATACGTtgatataagtaattttatgaAGGCATTATGTAAggacaaataaaatgaaattatttaaaagaagcATAACTACTTATACAGAAACTGGCCCAATTTCccctttgtaatattttattatctgtacGATAATGCAAAACTTATTCCGCCGTTTATTTACGAACTCCAGACCATATTTCGGAAAGTTGAGGAATTTCAAATGTATTCAAATTAGGTTCAGGCGCACTTTAGCAAGCTTCGTccgaaatgaatattttatgcaAGTTGAATGTTACATTACTTAATAAATTGTGTATACAAATGTtaaacattgtaaatatttctgatttatttacttattcattTCTCATTTCTTGTAAATTGTCTTACTGCgccaaaatttataaaagtgtaGTCAATACTTAAATGTTCAACTAAATTACTTtatgtaagtaataatattttaattataaaaggtttttattttaaaaatttgtgataGCAAATTTACTCTGTTATTCAATATCGAAACATTCGATGACTCGGTTGATTGTAGGAAACTAGGAAcaatgttattgttagtaattATAGGTAGACGTTTGAATTGAACGGTCGTTAGTTCattgattaaaaattgaattatgcttcattaaaaaacaaattaaaatacattatacatataagtgTTCAGTATATTTATTCCCGATTTTATCTAAGTTGTCAATAGAATCAATTGTTATATCAATGTGAGTCATAGCTTGATGAGTTGGTCTTTTATGGCCTAAGACATTTATGTTCAAATTTCCAAtgccaaagaataaataaaaaaaatcgtaacagATTTTTCAAACTTTATCGACGAttacttcaacctatcgcagttcagaagttcacgccatttctggcgcgaactcatgtgttttccccatagtcaccacgttgggcacgcgggttggcgaccgcagggctggctttgtcacaccgaagacgctgctgcccgtcttcgacctgtgtatttcaaagccagtagttggacggttatcccgccatcagtcgactttttaagttccaaggtgataatggaactgtgttatcccctaGTCTAGTAGTATAATCTTTaactgccgtagccacagagCAGATACGACAATATCGACGATAAAATgatcaaatattttcttttcattataTTAGAATGTTAATACTATTGAAAATACACAAGTCTTATTAAAGCATTAATGAAAATACAAGAACTCCAAATATTACGAAGTCTAGTCGCTAAATAAGCTGTGACATAATAGGATTATGCGTGACACATACAAAGCTTACGTATCACTTAGGATTAACTTcactgttaaaaatttctttggtaaacttactaaaaatgtgtgggaagttttaacgcaaaacaatttagtaaatttactaaacagaatgcttcaactcaatttgagaaaattacaaaatgtttttggaaatttaccaagcagttccagaagatttaaatagtaattttatcatacagttttgtaattttactcaagaatgtatcatgaaaatgcttagtaaatttactatgctgttttgtaactatactacttaattcacttgaattgagtttgataaaattgcaaaatatttttggagatttaccaagcggttacagaaaatttgattagtaattttactatacagttttgtaattttattcaataattgatcataaaaatgtttagtaaatttactacgcagtttcgtaactacaccaaccaattcatttgaattgggtttgataaaattacaaaatatttttggaaatttgccaagcagttacagaaaatttgattagtaattttactatacaattttgtaattttaatcaataattgatcataaaaatgtttagtaaatttactacgcagtttcgtaactataccaaccaattcatttgaattgggtttgataaaattacaaaatattttcggaaatttaccaagcagttacagaaaatttgattggtaattttactatacagttttgtaattttaatcaataattgatcataaaaatgtttagtaaatttactatgtagCTTTCTTATTGTACTGTACAATTGATTTCAAttgagatttttaaaactagagACATCTGATGTTATTTTACCAACTTATTATTGttgctgttattttatttttgatacttcCTAATATCCTGGAAgtcgttaatttaaataattgaaacgttaaaaatataggacttaattgattaatttaaaattaaaatataaataaaaattattacatattatttacgttaataaaaccatttattgaggaaataaaatagtaatactaatagcagcataaaataatattaattgaatgAATCCTAGCAACAACAAtcataacaacaattattattatattgttcatATGACtattattaaatctataaaGTTTAATACTATAGACGC encodes:
- the LOC123664022 gene encoding IDLSRF-like peptide, whose translation is MSPCRALACVAALVAVCCAPGSVESLDITRLYGHHNLNKRSEYCHPYEPFKCPVDGNCISIQYLCDGAPDCIDGYDEDSKLCTAAKRPPVEETASFLQSLIASHGPNYLEKLFGSKARDALEPLGGVEKVAIALSESQTIEDFGAALHLMRSDLEHLRSVFMAVENGDLGMLKSLGIKDNELGDVKFFLEKLVNTGFLD